The Mercurialis annua linkage group LG2, ddMerAnnu1.2, whole genome shotgun sequence genome contains a region encoding:
- the LOC126667808 gene encoding desmethyl-deoxy-podophyllotoxin synthase-like has protein sequence MELQFLSFPLLFTTLIFILVGLKIAKKSKFSDLPPGPWKLPLIGNLHQLAFAGSHPHRSLRAFANKYGSVMHLQLGEISTIVISSPDSAKQVMKTHDVVFAQRPFILSIGVLSYNFTNIAFSPNSAYWRQLRKICVTELLSAKRVQSFRSIREEEMSNLIAAIYTSSGKPFNLSRKIFSSTYGITARISFGKKCEDQEAFISVVDEILEAASGFGIADLFPSFKFLHHISGTMSKLRRIQGEADKILESIIADHRASKRIAVAGDDQEDLVDVLLRLQEHGNLEFPLTTDNIKAVLQDIFVAGSDTSSTTVEWAMSEMLKNPRTLEKAQEEVRKLCSKKGNVNETDLQELEYLKFVIKETLRLHPPAPLLIPRESKETCEINGYKIPLNSQIIVNAWAIGRDPNYWPEAETFYPERFIDSNIDYKGNNFEYIPFGAGRRMCPGILFGIANVELPLAQLLYHFDWKLTDMQKLETLDMTESFSISVRRKHDLQLIPIPYRPPSA, from the exons ATGGAGCTTCAATTCCTATCTTTTCCTCTACTATTCACTACCCTTATCTTCATCCTCGTCGGGTTAAAAATCGCGAAGAAATCAAAGTTTTCCGATCTTCCTCCGGGTCCATGGAAGTTGCCTCTCATTGGAAACTTACACCAGCTTGCATTTGCTGGCTCTCACCCTCACCGGAGTCTCCGAGCTTTCGCCAACAAATATGGAAGTGTTATGCATCTTCAGCTGGGAGAAATTTCGACGATTGTCATTTCATCGCCGGATTCTGCTAAACAAGTGATGAAAACTCACGATGTTGTCTTTGCTCAACGACCCTTTATTTTGTCTATCGGAGTTTTAAGTTACAATTTTACGAATATCGCGTTTTCCCCTAACTCAGCTTACTGGAGACAGCTCCGAAAGATTTGTGTTACTGAATTGTTAAGCGCGAAACGCGTTCAATCTTTCAGATCAATCAGAGAAGAGGAAATGTCTAATCTGATAGCTGCAATTTATACTTCTTCTGGAAAACCATTTAACTTGAGTAGGAAGATATTTTCTTCAACATATGGTATTACTGCCAGAATTTCTTTTGGCAAAAAATGTGAAGATCAAGAGGCATTTATTTCCGTAGTTGATGAAATTTTAGAGGCAGCTTCAGGATTTGGTATCGCGGATTTGTTTCCGTCGTTTAAATTTCTTCATCATATTAGCGGGACGATGTCTAAGCTCAGAAGAATTCAGGGTGAAGCAGATAAGATTCTTGAAAGCATCATTGCTGACCATAGAGCTAGCAAAAGAATTGCAGTGGCTGGTGATGATCAAGAAGATCTTGTTGATGTTCTTTTAAGGCTTCAGGAGCATGGAAATCTTGAATTTCCTTTGACTACCGATAATATTAAAGCTGTTCTTCAg gaTATATTCGTCGCTGGAAGTGATACATCATCAACAACAGTAGAATGGGCTATGTCGGAAATGTTAAAGAATCCAAGAACATTGGAAAAGGCACAAGAAGAGGTAAGGAAGCTATGTAGTAAAAAAGGAAATGTAAATGAGACTGATCTTCAAGAAttagaatatttaaaatttgtaatcaAAGAAACACTGAGATTACATCCTCCTGCACCGTTACTAATTCCAAGAGAATCCAAAGAGACATGTGAGATTAATGGGTACAAAATCCCATTGAATTCTCAAATTATCGTTAATGCTTGGGCAATCGGAAGAGATCCAAATTATTGGCCCGAAGCTGAGACTTTCTATCCAGAGAGATTTATCGACAGCAACATCGATTATAAAGgaaataattttgaatatatacCGTTTGGTGCTGGAAGGAGAATGTGTCCTGGAATATTGTTCGGCATAGCTAATGTTGAACTTCCACTTGCTCAACTTCTATATCATTTTGATTGGAAACTTACTGATATGCAAAAGCTTGAAACTCTAGATATGACCGAATCGTTTTCTATTTCGGTTAGAAGAAAACATGATTTGCAGCTGATCCCTATTCCATATCGTCCTCCATCCGCTTGA